Proteins encoded in a region of the Streptomyces sp. NBC_00310 genome:
- a CDS encoding arabinan endo-1,5-alpha-L-arabinosidase — MSRTSRRTALLAVPAAILLALVPSSASAYPNPGTVTGSIVVHDPTMIRTSAGQYLLYATGGGIGNRASTNRIAFTGGADAFAGRPSWWRTYSSVPEAWAPDISFHGGKYLMYYSVSSFGSQNSAIGLATSTTGRPGSWTDQGIVYTSSSSNDYNAIDPNLFVNDDGKWWLSFGSWWTGIKMIQINPSTGKQLSSNTTRYSLASRPTGTKAVEAPYIVKRNGYYYLFASYDTCCAGTSSTYKVKVGRATSVTGPYHDKNGVAMMNNGGTPVLESHGRYIGPGGQSIMNDADGDLIVYHYYDGQDNGTPKLGINLLNWSSGWPVAY; from the coding sequence GTGAGCCGCACCTCCCGCAGAACCGCTCTCCTCGCCGTCCCCGCGGCGATCCTGCTCGCACTCGTCCCGAGCTCGGCGTCCGCGTATCCGAACCCGGGCACCGTCACCGGCTCGATCGTGGTCCACGACCCGACGATGATCCGCACCTCGGCGGGCCAGTACCTGCTGTACGCCACCGGCGGCGGCATCGGCAACCGCGCCTCCACCAACCGCATCGCCTTCACCGGCGGCGCGGACGCCTTCGCCGGCAGGCCGAGCTGGTGGCGCACCTACTCCTCCGTGCCGGAGGCCTGGGCGCCCGACATCTCGTTCCACGGCGGCAAGTACCTGATGTACTACTCCGTCTCGTCCTTCGGCTCGCAGAACTCGGCCATCGGGCTGGCCACGTCGACGACCGGCCGGCCGGGCAGCTGGACCGACCAGGGCATCGTCTACACGTCGAGTTCGTCGAACGACTACAACGCCATCGACCCGAACCTCTTCGTGAACGACGACGGCAAGTGGTGGCTGTCCTTCGGCAGTTGGTGGACCGGGATCAAGATGATCCAGATCAACCCGTCGACCGGGAAGCAGCTCTCGTCCAACACCACCCGCTACTCGCTCGCCTCCCGCCCCACCGGCACCAAGGCCGTCGAGGCCCCCTACATCGTCAAACGGAACGGCTACTACTACCTGTTCGCCTCGTACGACACCTGCTGCGCCGGCACCAGCTCCACGTACAAGGTCAAGGTCGGCCGGGCCACCAGCGTCACCGGCCCGTACCACGACAAGAACGGCGTCGCCATGATGAACAACGGCGGTACGCCTGTGCTGGAGTCGCACGGCCGGTACATCGGCCCAGGCGGACAGTCGATCATGAACGACGCGGACGGCGACCTGATCGTCTACCACTACTACGACGGTCAGGACAACGGCACCCCGAAGCTCGGCATCAACCTGCTGAACTGGAGCAGCGGATGGCCTGTCGCCTACTGA
- a CDS encoding 5-dehydro-4-deoxyglucarate dehydratase produces the protein MAGISAEIAGVAQRLRDGMTNGVLSFPLTGFRDDGGLDLDAYRAYLADRLATAPGAVFPACGTGEFFSLDEDEYRAVVRATVEVADGRLPVVAGVGYGWAQALRFARIAEEVGADAALVLPHYLVGAPQDGLVEQLRRIAAGTRLPLIAYQRGQVTFTADGLRRIARIPTVVGLKDGHSDLDRLQRLTLAAPEGFLFFNGAATAEIQARAYATVGVPAYSSAVHAFAPEIANAFFAALRDGDDASVTTYLREFYVPLVELRDRVPGYAVSLVKAAARLRGLPVGPVRAPLTDPGPTDLADLEKVLDHGLSLVGAVRRSA, from the coding sequence ATGGCAGGCATCAGCGCGGAGATCGCAGGGGTCGCCCAGCGGCTCCGTGACGGAATGACGAACGGGGTGCTGTCCTTCCCCCTCACGGGCTTCCGGGACGACGGCGGCCTCGACCTGGACGCCTACCGGGCGTACCTGGCCGACCGGTTGGCCACCGCACCCGGCGCGGTGTTCCCGGCCTGCGGGACCGGTGAGTTCTTCTCGCTGGACGAGGACGAGTACCGGGCGGTCGTGCGGGCGACGGTCGAGGTCGCCGACGGGCGGCTGCCGGTCGTCGCGGGCGTCGGCTACGGCTGGGCGCAGGCGCTGCGGTTCGCCCGTATCGCGGAGGAAGTCGGCGCGGACGCCGCGCTGGTACTGCCCCACTACCTGGTCGGAGCCCCACAGGACGGTCTGGTGGAGCAGCTGCGCCGCATCGCCGCCGGGACCCGGCTACCGCTGATCGCGTACCAGCGCGGCCAGGTCACGTTCACCGCCGACGGCCTGCGCCGGATCGCGCGGATCCCCACCGTCGTCGGACTGAAGGACGGACACAGCGACCTGGACCGGCTCCAGCGCCTCACCCTCGCCGCGCCCGAAGGCTTCCTCTTCTTCAACGGCGCCGCCACCGCCGAGATCCAGGCCCGCGCCTACGCCACCGTCGGTGTCCCCGCCTACTCGTCGGCCGTCCACGCCTTCGCGCCCGAGATCGCGAACGCCTTCTTCGCCGCCCTGCGGGACGGGGACGACGCCAGTGTGACCACGTACCTGCGCGAGTTCTACGTCCCGCTGGTGGAATTGCGCGACCGGGTGCCGGGGTACGCCGTCTCCCTGGTCAAGGCCGCCGCCAGGCTGCGCGGCCTCCCGGTCGGTCCGGTGCGTGCCCCGCTCACCGACCCCGGCCCTACCGACCTCGCCGACCTGGAGAAGGTGCTGGACCACGGCCTGAGCCTCGTCGGCGCCGTACGGCGATCCGCCTGA
- a CDS encoding carbohydrate ABC transporter permease codes for MVPVPAEQPTQKPVTVRRRWTEHGLVFIAPFFLTYALFLLWPLVSGIGMSLRSDNITGEGGEFVGFDNYTEAFRDPHVWSSLGNTIWFTVLSTVPLVVTGLVLALLSHHLRFVQWLWRLSWFAPFLLPSGVIGLLFLWVIFPSDFGFADQLLAWFGLHPGIGWLTDERYAMLSIVAATVWWTVGFNFLLYLAALQSIPRHLYEAAELDGAGAWQRLRHVTLPLLKRTTGVVLVLQILASLKIFDQVYIMTGGGPDDSTRPILQYVYQSGFTGYRIGYASAVSYLFFALIVIVSLVQLRFSRRSGESA; via the coding sequence GTGGTCCCGGTCCCGGCGGAGCAGCCGACGCAGAAACCCGTCACCGTCCGCCGCAGGTGGACCGAGCACGGTCTGGTGTTCATCGCTCCCTTCTTCCTCACCTATGCGCTGTTCCTGCTCTGGCCGCTGGTGTCCGGCATCGGCATGAGCCTGCGCAGCGACAACATCACCGGTGAGGGCGGGGAGTTCGTCGGTTTCGACAACTACACGGAGGCCTTCCGGGATCCCCATGTCTGGTCGTCGCTGGGGAACACGATCTGGTTCACGGTCCTGTCCACGGTCCCGTTGGTGGTGACGGGCCTGGTCCTCGCCCTGCTCTCGCACCATCTGCGGTTCGTCCAGTGGCTGTGGCGGCTCTCCTGGTTCGCGCCCTTCCTCCTGCCGTCGGGCGTGATCGGGCTGCTCTTCCTCTGGGTGATCTTCCCCTCCGACTTCGGCTTCGCGGACCAGCTGCTCGCCTGGTTCGGCCTGCACCCGGGGATCGGCTGGCTGACGGACGAGCGGTACGCGATGCTGTCGATCGTGGCGGCCACCGTCTGGTGGACGGTCGGCTTCAACTTCCTTCTCTACCTGGCCGCGTTGCAGTCGATTCCGCGACACCTGTACGAGGCGGCGGAGTTGGACGGCGCGGGCGCCTGGCAGCGGCTGCGGCATGTGACCCTCCCCCTGCTGAAGCGCACCACGGGAGTCGTCCTGGTCCTCCAGATCCTGGCCTCCCTCAAGATCTTCGACCAGGTGTACATCATGACCGGAGGCGGCCCCGACGACTCGACCCGCCCGATCCTCCAGTACGTCTACCAGTCCGGCTTCACCGGTTACCGCATCGGCTACGCCTCGGCGGTCTCGTACCTCTTCTTCGCCCTGATCGTGATCGTGTCGCTGGTGCAGCTGCGGTTCTCGCGGCGGAGTGGAGAGTCGGCATGA
- a CDS encoding carbohydrate ABC transporter permease: protein MSALLSTDEGRKVRWTPGRRVMLAAALLLAVVWVLPLAWALATSFKPEGEATRTPLRWLGSHFTFDAYRKVWEAGDIGRWMFNTAYISVMTTILTVLLCAMAAYGFSRTEFRGRKALYAVVLAGIMVPPQVLMAPLFAEMVQLGLVDTYWGVILPQVAVPAMVFILVKFFDGVPRELEEAAFVDGAGRWRVFWTIVMPLSRPVLAAVGIFTFISTWNNFLWPFLVTTDPGGMTLPVGLVNVQTSYGLRYEQMMASVVIAGLPLLIVFALFQRQIVRGVAHTGLAGQ, encoded by the coding sequence ATGAGCGCCTTGCTGTCAACGGACGAGGGCCGCAAGGTCCGTTGGACCCCGGGCCGACGTGTGATGCTGGCCGCGGCGCTGCTTCTGGCGGTGGTGTGGGTCCTTCCTCTGGCCTGGGCCCTGGCGACGTCCTTCAAACCGGAAGGCGAGGCGACACGGACACCCCTGCGCTGGCTCGGCTCCCACTTCACCTTCGACGCGTACCGGAAGGTGTGGGAGGCGGGCGACATCGGGCGCTGGATGTTCAACACGGCGTACATCTCGGTGATGACGACGATCCTGACGGTCCTGCTGTGCGCGATGGCGGCGTACGGCTTCTCGCGCACGGAGTTCCGTGGCCGCAAGGCGCTGTACGCCGTCGTCCTGGCCGGGATCATGGTCCCGCCCCAGGTCCTGATGGCCCCGTTGTTCGCGGAGATGGTGCAGCTGGGCCTGGTCGACACGTACTGGGGTGTGATTCTGCCCCAAGTCGCGGTGCCCGCCATGGTGTTCATCCTGGTCAAGTTCTTCGACGGCGTCCCCCGTGAACTGGAGGAGGCGGCCTTCGTCGACGGCGCGGGCCGCTGGCGCGTCTTCTGGACGATCGTGATGCCCCTGTCCCGTCCGGTCCTGGCGGCGGTCGGCATCTTCACGTTCATCTCGACCTGGAACAACTTCCTCTGGCCGTTCCTGGTGACCACGGACCCGGGCGGCATGACGCTCCCGGTGGGCCTGGTCAACGTCCAGACGTCCTACGGCCTCCGCTACGAGCAGATGATGGCGTCGGTCGTCATCGCGGGCCTGCCGCTCCTGATCGTCTTCGCGCTGTTCCAGCGGCAGATCGTGCGGGGGGTGGCGCACACGGGGTTGGCAGGGCAGTGA
- a CDS encoding excinuclease ABC subunit UvrA: MPGPHDPYVRVRGAREHNLRGVDVDIPRDALVVFTGVSGSGKSSLAFGTIYAEAQRRYFESVAPYARRLIHQVGAPRVAEITGLPPAVSLQQRRAAPTSRSSVGTLTNLSNSLRMLFSRAGAYPPGAERLDSDAFSPNTAAGACPKCHGLGRVHRTTEESLVPDASLSIREGAIAAWPGAWQGKNLRDILDALGYDVDRPWRDLPADQREWILFTDDQPVVTVHPVRDADRIQRPYKGTYMSARRYVMKTFADTRSAALRTKAERFLHSEHCPACGGSRLRPEALAVTFAGRTIAELAASPLAELADLPVGTSPTARVLTDDLRSRIEPILELGLGYLSLDRATPTLSAGELQRLRLATQLRSGLFGVVYVLDEPSAGLHPADTEALLTMLDRLKTAGNSVFVVEHHLDVMRGADWLVDVGPPAGEHGGRVLHSGPVSELASVAESATARFLFGHSPAPARHNRSPRGQLKVGPVTRHNLRGITAEFPLGVFTAVTGVSGSGKSTLIGELREDAAGVGRLVSVDQKPIGRTPRSNLATYTGLFDVVRKVFAATDGARERGYGVGRFSFNVAGGRCETCQGEGFVSVELLFLPSTYAPCPECGGSRYNPRTLEVTYRGHTIAQVLDLTVEAAAEFFADIPAAARSLGTLLDVGLGYLRLGQPATELSGGEAQRIKLAGELRHGRRSHTLYVLDEPTTGLHPADVEVLMRQLHGLVDAGHTVVVVEHDMAVVAGADWVIDLGPGGGDAGGRIMAAGTPAEVARAEGSATGPYLARTITPTG, encoded by the coding sequence ATGCCCGGTCCCCATGACCCGTACGTCCGCGTCCGCGGCGCTCGCGAGCACAACCTCAGGGGAGTGGACGTCGACATCCCACGCGACGCGCTCGTGGTGTTCACCGGCGTGTCCGGCTCCGGCAAGTCGTCGCTGGCGTTCGGCACGATCTACGCCGAGGCGCAGCGCCGCTACTTCGAGTCGGTGGCACCGTACGCCCGCCGTCTCATCCACCAGGTCGGCGCACCGAGGGTCGCCGAGATCACCGGTCTGCCGCCCGCCGTCTCGCTGCAGCAGCGGCGCGCGGCGCCCACGTCGCGCTCGTCGGTCGGGACGCTCACGAACCTGTCCAACTCCCTGCGGATGCTCTTCTCCCGCGCGGGCGCCTACCCACCCGGCGCGGAGCGCCTCGACTCGGACGCCTTCTCCCCGAACACGGCGGCCGGAGCGTGCCCGAAGTGCCACGGGCTCGGCCGCGTGCACCGTACGACCGAGGAGTCACTGGTCCCGGACGCCTCCCTGTCCATCCGCGAGGGTGCCATCGCGGCGTGGCCCGGTGCGTGGCAGGGCAAGAACCTGCGCGACATCCTCGACGCGCTCGGATACGACGTGGACCGGCCCTGGCGCGACCTGCCCGCCGACCAGCGGGAGTGGATCCTGTTCACGGACGACCAGCCGGTCGTCACGGTGCATCCGGTCCGGGACGCCGACCGCATCCAACGCCCCTACAAGGGCACGTACATGAGCGCCCGCCGGTATGTGATGAAGACGTTCGCCGACACCAGGAGCGCGGCCCTGCGAACGAAGGCGGAACGCTTCCTGCACAGCGAGCACTGTCCGGCGTGCGGCGGAAGCAGGCTGCGGCCCGAGGCCCTGGCGGTGACCTTCGCGGGCCGCACGATCGCCGAACTCGCCGCGTCACCGCTGGCGGAGCTGGCCGACCTGCCGGTCGGCACCTCCCCGACGGCACGTGTCCTCACCGACGACCTCAGGTCCCGCATCGAGCCGATCCTCGAACTGGGTCTCGGCTATCTCAGCCTGGACCGTGCGACGCCCACCCTGTCGGCGGGCGAGCTGCAACGGCTACGGCTAGCCACGCAGTTGCGGTCCGGACTGTTCGGCGTGGTGTACGTCCTCGACGAGCCGTCCGCGGGACTGCATCCGGCGGACACCGAGGCCCTGCTCACCATGCTGGACCGGCTGAAGACGGCGGGCAACTCGGTGTTCGTGGTGGAGCACCACCTCGACGTGATGCGCGGCGCCGACTGGCTGGTGGACGTGGGCCCACCCGCCGGCGAGCACGGCGGGAGGGTGCTGCACAGCGGGCCGGTGTCGGAGCTGGCCTCGGTCGCGGAGTCGGCGACAGCCCGCTTCCTCTTCGGGCACTCTCCCGCACCGGCCCGCCACAACCGTTCCCCTCGGGGACAGTTGAAGGTCGGGCCGGTGACCCGGCACAACCTGCGCGGAATCACGGCGGAATTTCCGCTGGGCGTGTTCACCGCGGTCACCGGGGTGTCCGGATCCGGGAAGTCCACGCTCATCGGTGAACTCAGGGAGGACGCGGCGGGTGTGGGACGGCTGGTGTCGGTCGACCAGAAGCCCATCGGTCGCACCCCGCGCTCGAACCTGGCGACGTACACCGGCCTCTTCGATGTCGTACGGAAGGTGTTCGCGGCCACTGACGGGGCGCGCGAGCGCGGTTACGGCGTCGGGCGGTTCTCCTTCAACGTGGCGGGCGGGCGCTGCGAGACCTGCCAGGGCGAGGGCTTCGTGAGCGTGGAGCTGCTGTTCCTGCCCAGCACCTACGCGCCCTGCCCGGAATGCGGCGGCTCCCGCTACAACCCTCGGACACTGGAGGTGACCTACCGGGGTCACACCATCGCGCAGGTGTTGGACCTGACGGTCGAGGCGGCGGCGGAGTTCTTCGCGGACATCCCGGCCGCCGCCCGCAGTCTCGGCACGCTGCTCGACGTGGGCCTCGGCTACCTGCGCCTCGGCCAGCCCGCGACCGAGCTGTCCGGCGGCGAGGCCCAGCGCATCAAACTCGCCGGCGAACTGCGACACGGGCGCCGCAGCCACACCCTGTACGTCCTCGACGAGCCCACGACCGGCCTCCACCCGGCCGACGTGGAGGTCCTGATGCGCCAGCTGCACGGCCTCGTCGACGCCGGGCACACCGTGGTGGTCGTCGAGCACGACATGGCCGTGGTCGCCGGCGCCGACTGGGTGATCGACCTGGGACCGGGCGGCGGCGACGCGGGCGGGCGGATCATGGCGGCGGGAACGCCGGCCGAAGTGGCACGGGCGGAGGGGAGCGCGACCGGACCGTACCTGGCTCGAACGATCACGCCGACAGGCTGA
- a CDS encoding LacI family DNA-binding transcriptional regulator — MTRVVGRDVGSPAPRSEDVARAAGVSRKTVSRVLNSEPYVSDEVRRRVLEVAEELGYRLNHAARALASGRSRSIGVVALGTAGYGTASLLVGIERAVRDAGYALRVVNTVDGDPEGIAGAVMSLLEQGVDGVVVSEPVVEGEVPVMIDAPVLFLGAPPAFASARTLTVGVGAYELARAATAHLLDLGHATVHHLAGPQRWYASTDRVEGWRAALAERGAPEPPLIEGDWSPESGYAAGRELAADGSVTAVFAAGDEMAIGLIHALREAGRRVPEDISVVGFDGNPVFAYVTPPLTTVRQPFDEAAREGIRLLVHAIETPDTDLPPASELPVELVLRGSTAPPPSRPGRTAPGTT; from the coding sequence ATGACACGAGTGGTGGGGCGTGACGTGGGTTCCCCCGCGCCGCGCAGCGAGGACGTGGCTCGTGCGGCCGGGGTCTCGCGCAAGACGGTGTCGCGGGTCCTCAACAGCGAGCCGTACGTCTCCGACGAGGTCCGTCGACGCGTCCTCGAAGTCGCGGAGGAGCTCGGCTACCGCCTGAACCATGCGGCGCGGGCGCTGGCCTCCGGCCGGAGCCGGTCCATCGGTGTCGTGGCCCTGGGGACCGCCGGATACGGAACGGCCTCGCTCCTGGTGGGCATCGAGAGGGCCGTACGGGACGCAGGCTACGCGCTCCGTGTGGTCAACACGGTGGACGGTGACCCCGAAGGCATCGCCGGCGCCGTGATGTCGCTCCTCGAACAGGGAGTTGACGGTGTCGTCGTCTCCGAGCCCGTCGTGGAAGGGGAGGTGCCCGTCATGATCGACGCGCCCGTCCTCTTCCTGGGCGCGCCACCGGCCTTCGCCTCCGCCCGGACCCTGACCGTGGGCGTGGGCGCGTACGAACTGGCGAGGGCGGCCACCGCTCACCTGCTGGATCTGGGCCATGCAACCGTTCACCACCTTGCCGGTCCGCAACGCTGGTACGCCTCCACGGACCGTGTCGAGGGCTGGCGGGCGGCTCTCGCGGAACGGGGTGCGCCCGAACCTCCTCTGATCGAGGGTGACTGGTCACCCGAGTCCGGCTACGCGGCGGGCCGTGAGCTGGCTGCGGACGGCTCGGTGACGGCGGTGTTCGCGGCGGGCGACGAGATGGCGATCGGTCTGATCCACGCGCTGCGGGAAGCCGGCCGGCGGGTGCCGGAGGACATCAGCGTCGTGGGCTTCGACGGCAACCCCGTCTTCGCCTACGTCACCCCGCCCCTGACCACTGTGCGACAGCCCTTCGACGAGGCGGCACGAGAGGGAATCAGACTCCTCGTCCACGCCATCGAGACGCCCGACACCGACCTGCCTCCCGCGAGCGAGCTACCGGTCGAACTCGTCCTCCGCGGCTCGACCGCACCCCCGCCCTCCCGCCCGGGCCGGACGGCACCCGGTACCACCTGA
- a CDS encoding gluconate:H+ symporter, protein MPLIVVGISVLILLLLMTRLKLNGFAALLLVAVGVALVRGIPVATIPDVLSEGIGGQIGDTMLTIGLGAMVGRVMGDSGAAQRIAGKLLDAFGPRWVQVAMVVTSMLIGVTMFYEVAFIIIVPIAFTLVRVTGAKLLWVGLPMSIALSTMHSFLPPHPGPTAVAATFHASVGLTLFYGLFIAVPAGAFIALTWPRLPFVGAMDPAIPKGLVSEREFTDEEMPGLGWSLFVALFPVVLIVAAAVTDMATSAESPFLNVVAFIGSAPIALLLTLCLAIWAFGPRIGRSLEEVGASCTSAAKAMAMILLVIGAGGAFKNVLVEGGISDYIKDTTDSWSISPIALAWLVAVILRIALGSATVAVVTASGVVLPLLAGSGVHPEMMVLAVACGSIACSHVNDPGFWLFKEYFNLSVIEAIKVRTTYTTVLAVLGLGGVLVAEWALDILHL, encoded by the coding sequence ATGCCCCTGATCGTAGTCGGGATCAGTGTCCTGATCCTGCTGCTGCTCATGACCAGGCTCAAACTCAACGGCTTCGCCGCCCTCCTGCTCGTGGCCGTCGGCGTCGCACTGGTCCGGGGAATTCCGGTGGCGACCATCCCGGACGTCCTCTCCGAGGGCATCGGGGGCCAGATCGGCGACACCATGCTCACCATCGGCCTCGGCGCCATGGTCGGCCGAGTCATGGGGGACTCCGGCGCCGCGCAGCGGATAGCCGGCAAGCTCCTCGACGCCTTCGGTCCGCGCTGGGTCCAGGTGGCCATGGTGGTCACGTCCATGCTGATCGGCGTGACCATGTTCTACGAGGTCGCCTTCATCATCATCGTGCCCATCGCGTTCACCCTGGTCAGGGTCACCGGGGCGAAGCTGCTGTGGGTCGGTCTGCCGATGTCCATCGCGCTGTCCACCATGCACAGCTTCCTGCCGCCGCACCCCGGCCCCACCGCCGTCGCCGCGACGTTCCACGCCTCCGTCGGACTGACGCTGTTCTACGGCCTGTTCATCGCCGTTCCCGCCGGTGCGTTCATCGCCCTGACCTGGCCCCGTCTCCCCTTCGTCGGGGCGATGGACCCGGCCATCCCCAAGGGCCTGGTCAGCGAGCGCGAGTTCACCGACGAGGAGATGCCCGGCCTCGGCTGGTCGCTGTTCGTGGCGCTCTTCCCCGTGGTGCTGATCGTGGCCGCCGCCGTGACCGACATGGCCACCTCCGCCGAGAGCCCGTTCCTGAACGTCGTCGCCTTCATCGGCTCGGCACCGATCGCGCTGCTGCTGACCCTGTGCCTGGCGATCTGGGCGTTCGGGCCGCGGATCGGCCGGAGCCTGGAGGAGGTCGGCGCCTCCTGCACCTCGGCGGCGAAGGCGATGGCGATGATCCTCCTGGTGATCGGCGCCGGCGGGGCCTTCAAGAACGTCCTCGTCGAAGGCGGGATCTCCGACTACATCAAGGACACCACGGACAGCTGGTCCATCTCGCCGATCGCCCTCGCCTGGCTCGTCGCCGTCATCCTCCGCATCGCGCTCGGCTCGGCGACGGTCGCCGTCGTCACGGCCTCCGGCGTGGTGCTGCCGCTGTTGGCGGGCAGCGGGGTCCACCCGGAGATGATGGTGCTCGCCGTCGCCTGCGGCTCCATCGCCTGCTCCCATGTCAACGACCCGGGATTCTGGCTGTTCAAGGAGTACTTCAACCTCTCCGTCATCGAAGCGATCAAGGTCCGTACCACCTATACGACGGTGCTCGCAGTCCTCGGCCTGGGCGGCGTCCTGGTGGCCGAGTGGGCCCTCGACATCCTCCACCTCTGA
- a CDS encoding RICIN domain-containing protein gives MSPAQTDARPGAVPRSRPFSLLTLMVALLAAVATLVLPGAGRADALSRPSQTMYTPPSNAPSPGSYYPRAMRLQYNGSANGTMLATFEQYTSGTPVFPIYRSTDNGNSWTKISEVADTQNGWGMRWQPELFELPTAMGGFPAGTILAAGASVPADRSAIKIDVYASTDRGQTWSFVSNIATGGPAYDQNGNGNTPVWEPFFLVANGKLIVYYSDQRDPDHGQKLVHQVSTDLRNWGPVVDDVAMPTFSQRPGMATVAKLPNGNYVMTYEYGGSPAGNFAVYYKISSDPEAFDSVTGIPLRSTDGVVPTSTPYITWLPTGGPNGTLVVGAYSTGDLFLNTQNGAANTWTRINSNVAPGYSRGMLPLADGHSLLVLSGGSARSTGVNPVTYSTIDLGGGISDGATYTLSNAGSDLRLTIAGGSTTNGTGATQQNSTTATDQRWRFVQQSSGYFKIFNVASGKVLGVENQSTANGARILQWDDNGTLDHEWAVAPHPAGGYTITNRVSGKHLEIPNASTATGTNAVQWSGTSCDCQRWDFTQTALPPLGTGQYILVNKNSGKYLDIPQGSTATNTAANQWQNSACVCQLFTFQSAGGGAWAIKNVNSGLNLDIRDSSTTAGAVVVQNTPSAADSQKWTLVEAGDGYYELKNVRSGFHAGVAQSSTSNGAPVVQWNDVSNDDQLWKIVRIN, from the coding sequence ATGTCCCCTGCGCAGACAGACGCCAGACCTGGCGCCGTTCCGCGTTCCCGTCCCTTCTCCCTCCTGACGTTGATGGTCGCCCTGCTCGCAGCGGTGGCGACGCTGGTCCTGCCGGGCGCCGGCCGGGCGGACGCACTCTCGCGTCCGTCCCAGACGATGTACACGCCGCCGTCGAACGCGCCCTCACCCGGGTCGTACTATCCGCGGGCGATGCGACTGCAGTACAACGGCTCGGCCAACGGCACGATGCTCGCCACCTTCGAGCAGTACACCTCCGGCACGCCGGTCTTCCCGATCTACCGCAGCACCGACAACGGCAACTCCTGGACGAAGATCTCCGAGGTCGCCGACACCCAGAACGGCTGGGGCATGCGCTGGCAGCCCGAGCTCTTCGAACTGCCCACGGCGATGGGCGGCTTCCCCGCAGGAACGATCCTCGCCGCCGGGGCTTCCGTTCCGGCCGACCGCTCGGCCATCAAGATCGATGTCTATGCCAGCACCGACCGCGGACAGACCTGGAGCTTCGTCAGCAACATCGCCACCGGCGGCCCGGCATACGACCAGAACGGCAATGGCAACACTCCCGTGTGGGAGCCGTTCTTCCTCGTCGCCAACGGCAAGCTGATCGTCTACTACTCCGACCAGCGCGACCCCGACCACGGCCAGAAGCTCGTCCACCAGGTCTCCACGGACCTCCGCAACTGGGGCCCGGTCGTGGACGACGTGGCGATGCCCACCTTCAGCCAGCGCCCCGGCATGGCCACCGTCGCGAAACTGCCCAACGGCAACTACGTCATGACGTACGAGTACGGCGGCTCCCCTGCCGGCAACTTCGCCGTCTACTACAAGATCTCCTCCGACCCGGAGGCGTTCGACTCCGTCACGGGCATCCCCCTGCGGTCCACGGACGGTGTGGTTCCCACCAGCACTCCCTACATCACCTGGCTGCCGACCGGCGGCCCGAACGGCACCCTCGTCGTCGGCGCCTACAGCACAGGCGACCTGTTCCTCAACACCCAGAACGGCGCCGCCAACACCTGGACCCGCATCAACTCCAACGTCGCCCCCGGATACAGCCGGGGCATGCTCCCGCTGGCCGACGGCCACAGCCTGCTGGTGCTCAGCGGGGGGAGTGCGCGAAGCACCGGCGTCAACCCGGTCACGTACAGCACCATCGATCTGGGCGGCGGCATCTCGGACGGTGCCACCTACACCCTGTCCAACGCGGGCAGTGACCTGAGGCTCACCATCGCCGGCGGTTCCACCACCAACGGCACCGGCGCGACCCAGCAGAACTCCACCACCGCCACGGATCAGCGGTGGCGCTTCGTCCAGCAGTCGTCCGGCTACTTCAAGATCTTCAACGTGGCCAGTGGCAAGGTCCTCGGCGTGGAGAACCAGTCCACCGCCAACGGCGCCAGGATCCTGCAGTGGGACGACAACGGCACCCTCGACCACGAATGGGCCGTCGCCCCGCACCCCGCCGGCGGCTACACGATCACCAACCGCGTGAGCGGCAAGCACCTGGAGATACCCAACGCATCCACCGCCACCGGCACCAACGCCGTCCAGTGGAGCGGCACCAGCTGTGACTGCCAGCGCTGGGACTTCACCCAGACCGCCCTGCCGCCCCTGGGCACCGGGCAGTACATCCTCGTCAACAAGAACAGTGGCAAGTACCTCGACATCCCCCAGGGTTCCACCGCCACCAACACCGCCGCCAACCAGTGGCAGAACTCCGCCTGCGTCTGCCAACTGTTCACCTTCCAGTCCGCCGGCGGCGGAGCCTGGGCGATCAAGAACGTCAACAGCGGCCTCAACCTCGACATCCGCGACAGCTCCACCACCGCCGGAGCCGTCGTCGTCCAGAACACCCCCTCCGCCGCCGATTCACAGAAATGGACCCTCGTCGAAGCGGGCGACGGCTACTACGAACTCAAGAACGTCAGGAGCGGATTCCACGCCGGCGTCGCCCAGTCCTCCACGAGCAACGGCGCTCCGGTCGTCCAGTGGAACGACGTGAGCAACGACGACCAGCTCTGGAAGATCGTCCGCATCAACTGA